From the genome of Anopheles merus strain MAF chromosome X, AmerM5.1, whole genome shotgun sequence, one region includes:
- the LOC121599294 gene encoding cell wall protein DAN4-like translates to MKLLAVVLLVLGVTLCWGKPAPQEAMPEEMVAAAAAAAAAPVEAVSTATEAEPSTTTSVSTTTTTVQPVTSADTTSASSTSASMDVEPAAAAATTVAADPESSTTGQAVPESSSTAQATPAVSESSASSTSGPAAVAVSEEPATTTLEPAEANTEPAEQTTVADTAAAASSEATSSVASTSVSATTPAEMSDVTTASATTSTTTAAASSSTEPAASTTSTVAATAEVTTTTTTTTSTTTTAASTEVDASNDSSSGSTESS, encoded by the coding sequence ATGAAACTGTTAGCCGTGGTACTGCTGGTGCTCGGAGTTACCCTCTGCTGGGGTAAACCTGCCCCGCAAGAAGCGATGCCCGAGGAGatggtagctgctgctgctgctgctgctgctgccccagTGGAGGCCGTTTCTACCGCAACCGAAGCAGAACCTTCGACCACCACCAGCGtctcaaccaccaccaccaccgttcaGCCGGTGACGTCTGCCGACACTACGTCTGCCTCGTCCACTTCCGCGTCGATGGACGTGGagccggcggcggcagcggcgacGACGGTGGCAGCGGATCCCGAGTCATCCACCACCGGTCAGGCAGTGCCCGAGTCGTCTTCCACCGCCCAAGCCACCCCGGCCGTCTCCGAGTCGTCCGCATCCTCCACCAGCGGACCAGCGGCGGTGGCCGTGAGCGAGGAACCCGCCACGACGACGCTGGAACCGGCCGAAGCCAACACGGAACCGGCAGAGCAGACGACGGTGGCCGACACTGCCGCGGCCGCTAGCAGCGAGGCTACCAGCAGCGTTGCCTCCACCAGTGTCTCCGCCACTACGCCGGCCGAGATGAGTGATGTGACGACGGCAAGCGCCACGACCTCAACGACCACTGCCGCTGCCAGCTCCTCAACGGAGCCTGCCGCCTCGACCACCTCTACCGTAGCAGCGACGGCTGAAgttactaccaccaccacgaccaccaccagcaccacaacAACCGCCGCCTCCACGGAGGTAGATGCGTCGAACGACTCCTCGTCGGGCTCCACGGAGAGTTCCTAA
- the LOC121599303 gene encoding autophagy-related protein 101, translated as MNARSQTFDLRMEGRQVDEAVLSIFHTILFHRSLGKFLYTEEAMYSVGTIGYRDVDCDFFDFTYVCCSSPRLEETLRREIGNFSRQLRSNDSGGTGQISLEFFQRKKTRWPFQTDCIPWEVWTIRLELLTLTNEDDRLQCRERVSDLLTDKIFCITEIMNRHDYVPKIPNQTELDMVFDTTYPDVQPYLFQFKFSTAGPSGTSVSNTMKKLIKETLNVSL; from the coding sequence ATGAACGCCCGCTCGCAAACGTTCGATCTGCGCATGGAGGGCCGGCAGGTGGACGAGGCCGTGCTGAGCATCTTCCACACGATCCTGTTTCACCGCAGCCTCGGCAAGTTCCTGTACACCGAGGAGGCGATGTACTCGGTCGGCACGATCGGCTACCGGGACGTGGACtgcgactttttcgacttcaCCTACGTGTGCTGCAGCTCGCCGCGGCTGGAGGAGACGCTGCGGCGCGAGATCGGCAACTTCAGCCGGCAGCTGCGCAGCAACGACAGCGGCGGCACCGGCCAGATCAGTCTCGAGTTTTTCCAGCGCAAGAAGACGCGCTGGCCGTTCCAGACCGACTGCATACCGTGGGAGGTGTGGACGATACGGCTCGAGCTGCTGACGCTCACGAACGAGGACGACCGGCTGCAGTGCCGGGAGCGGGTGAGCGACCTGCTGACCGACAAGATCTTCTGCATCACCGAGATCATGAACCGGCACGACTACGTGCCGAAGATACCGAACCAGACCGAGCTCGACATGGTGTTCGACACGACCTACCCGGACGTGCAGCCGTACCTGTTCCAGTTCAAGTTCAGCACGGCCGGCCCGAGCGGCACCTCGGTGAGCAACACGATGAAGAAGCTGATCAAGGAAACGCTCAACGTTTCGTTGTGA
- the LOC121599260 gene encoding uncharacterized protein LOC121599260 isoform X1, whose translation MYPSVVAVIRACVCVCVCVGRACCCSKAPGPLTLASSIPHSPRKPPFLFSSDRWPSRWCLARLHKGRTTPVCLHRLIVSPDKQERRTLDNKRQTANDTAGNHCGAAFSNAAASAVKGCLLPDPTHDRPDPAIVACALRRPVAACMGDADIRATEPAISCANAAPDTDPLRAGYTQRGKDRRKEHLVVSFQLPPAAADVAHLGPLGRWYHETLAHRRCIVWLQGTLSRTIYVLRCVPPHQHSHRTRPPVARISRRRWHQTTLDSEAQLLKSCWPVPERVRLFLPTFPVDERRAHRYAERTYVANGAFGRVYRVRDTLAGGDSRRWYALKVLQKSNIVLSDAVGQVRDEVKIQTVCGHHPFIVPCVDYWQDRTRLFLLSEFFSNGELFHRLKSFTSQLVQLYVAELALAIDFLHNAGIIYRDLKPENVLLDDRFHLKLIDFGLSKWLSVGSRTGTLCGTIQYMGNETTRTILQPIAIRY comes from the exons ATGTACCCTTCTGTTGTGGCTGTCatccgtgcgtgtgtgtgtgtgtgtgtgtgtgtgggccgCGCGTGTTGTTGTTCAAAGGCGCCAGGGCCTCTCACTTTGGCAAGCAGCATCCCCCACAGCCCAAGAAAGCccccgtttttgttttcctccgaCCGTTGGCCATCTCGCTGGTGTCTCGCGCGATTGCATAAAGGGCGCACGACGCCCGTTTGTTTGCATCGTCTCATCGTCTCCCCGGATAAG CAAGAAAGACGAACACTCGACAACAAACGCCAAACAGCGAACGACACAGCAGGAAACCATTGCGGCGCCGCATTTTCAAACGCAGCAGCGAGCGCGGTGAAGGGGTGTCTGCTGCCCGACCCGACGCACGATCGGCCCGACCCTGCCATCGTTGCGTGCGCGTTGCGGCGGCCGGTCGCGGCCTGTATGGGCGACGCGGACATCCGGGCTACCGAGCCTGCGATAAGCTGCGCCAACGCTGCACCGGATACGGACCCGCTTCGTGCCGGCTACACGCAGCGCGGGAAGGACCGACGGAAGGAGCATCTGGTTGTGTCGTTTCAG CTACCACCCGCAGCTGCTGACGTTGCGCACTTGGGACCACTCGGGCGGTGGTACCATGAGACACTAGCGCACCGCCGCTGCATCGTTTGGCTGCAGGGCACACTGTCGAGGACGATTTATGTGCTGCGCTGCGTTCCTCCCCATCAACACTCGCACCGGACGCGACCACCCGTGGCAAGGATCTCCCGTCGGCG gtgGCATCAAACGACGCTAGATAGCGAAGCGCAGCTGCTGAAGAGCTGCTGGCCGGTGCCGGAACGAGTGCGCCTGTTTCTGCCCACCTTCCCGGTGGACGAGCGACGCGCCCACCGGTACGCAGAGCGCACGTACGTGGCGAATGGTGCGTTCGGGCGGGTGTACCGCGTACGGGACACGCTTGCCGGTGGCGACAGTCGGCGCTGGTACGCGCTGAAGGTGCTGCAAAAGTCCAAC ATCGTGCTGTCCGATGCGGTTGGACAGGTCAGGGACGAAGTGAAGATACAGACGGTGTGTGGCCATCATCCGTTCATAGTGCCGTGCGTCGACTACTGGCAGGATCGTACTCGCCTGTTTCTGT TGTCCGAATTTTTCAGCAACGGTGAGCTGTTCCATCGTCTAAAGTCCTTCACCAGTCAGCTGGTTCAGCTGTATGTGGCGGAGCTAGCCTTAGCGatcg ACTTTCTGCACAACGCCGGCATCATCTATCGCGACCTGAAGCCGGAAAACGTACTGCTCGATGATCGGTTCCACCTCAAGCTGATCGACTTCGGGCTGAGCAAGTGGCTAAGCGTCGGCAGCCGCACCGGCACGCTCTGCGGCACGATACAGTATATGGGTAACGAAACCACACGCACTATACTACAACCAATAGCAATACGTTACTAG
- the LOC121599260 gene encoding ribosomal protein S6 kinase-related protein isoform X2, translated as MYPSVVAVIRACVCVCVCVGRACCCSKAPGPLTLASSIPHSPRKPPFLFSSDRWPSRWCLARLHKGRTTPVCLHRLIVSPDKQERRTLDNKRQTANDTAGNHCGAAFSNAAASAVKGCLLPDPTHDRPDPAIVACALRRPVAACMGDADIRATEPAISCANAAPDTDPLRAGYTQRGKDRRKEHLVVSFQLPPAAADVAHLGPLGRWYHETLAHRRCIVWLQGTLSRTIYVLRCVPPHQHSHRTRPPVARISRRRWHQTTLDSEAQLLKSCWPVPERVRLFLPTFPVDERRAHRYAERTYVANGAFGRVYRVRDTLAGGDSRRWYALKVLQKSNIVLSDAVGQVRDEVKIQTVCGHHPFIVPCVDYWQDRTRLFLLSEFFSNGELFHRLKSFTSQLVQLYVAELALAIDFLHNAGIIYRDLKPENVLLDDRFHLKLIDFGLSKWLSVGSRTGTLCGTIQYMVPSDGSGASFKGLGD; from the exons ATGTACCCTTCTGTTGTGGCTGTCatccgtgcgtgtgtgtgtgtgtgtgtgtgtgtgggccgCGCGTGTTGTTGTTCAAAGGCGCCAGGGCCTCTCACTTTGGCAAGCAGCATCCCCCACAGCCCAAGAAAGCccccgtttttgttttcctccgaCCGTTGGCCATCTCGCTGGTGTCTCGCGCGATTGCATAAAGGGCGCACGACGCCCGTTTGTTTGCATCGTCTCATCGTCTCCCCGGATAAG CAAGAAAGACGAACACTCGACAACAAACGCCAAACAGCGAACGACACAGCAGGAAACCATTGCGGCGCCGCATTTTCAAACGCAGCAGCGAGCGCGGTGAAGGGGTGTCTGCTGCCCGACCCGACGCACGATCGGCCCGACCCTGCCATCGTTGCGTGCGCGTTGCGGCGGCCGGTCGCGGCCTGTATGGGCGACGCGGACATCCGGGCTACCGAGCCTGCGATAAGCTGCGCCAACGCTGCACCGGATACGGACCCGCTTCGTGCCGGCTACACGCAGCGCGGGAAGGACCGACGGAAGGAGCATCTGGTTGTGTCGTTTCAG CTACCACCCGCAGCTGCTGACGTTGCGCACTTGGGACCACTCGGGCGGTGGTACCATGAGACACTAGCGCACCGCCGCTGCATCGTTTGGCTGCAGGGCACACTGTCGAGGACGATTTATGTGCTGCGCTGCGTTCCTCCCCATCAACACTCGCACCGGACGCGACCACCCGTGGCAAGGATCTCCCGTCGGCG gtgGCATCAAACGACGCTAGATAGCGAAGCGCAGCTGCTGAAGAGCTGCTGGCCGGTGCCGGAACGAGTGCGCCTGTTTCTGCCCACCTTCCCGGTGGACGAGCGACGCGCCCACCGGTACGCAGAGCGCACGTACGTGGCGAATGGTGCGTTCGGGCGGGTGTACCGCGTACGGGACACGCTTGCCGGTGGCGACAGTCGGCGCTGGTACGCGCTGAAGGTGCTGCAAAAGTCCAAC ATCGTGCTGTCCGATGCGGTTGGACAGGTCAGGGACGAAGTGAAGATACAGACGGTGTGTGGCCATCATCCGTTCATAGTGCCGTGCGTCGACTACTGGCAGGATCGTACTCGCCTGTTTCTGT TGTCCGAATTTTTCAGCAACGGTGAGCTGTTCCATCGTCTAAAGTCCTTCACCAGTCAGCTGGTTCAGCTGTATGTGGCGGAGCTAGCCTTAGCGatcg ACTTTCTGCACAACGCCGGCATCATCTATCGCGACCTGAAGCCGGAAAACGTACTGCTCGATGATCGGTTCCACCTCAAGCTGATCGACTTCGGGCTGAGCAAGTGGCTAAGCGTCGGCAGCCGCACCGGCACGCTCTGCGGCACGATACAGTATATGG